A DNA window from Onthophagus taurus isolate NC chromosome 1, IU_Otau_3.0, whole genome shotgun sequence contains the following coding sequences:
- the LOC139430616 gene encoding baculoviral IAP repeat-containing protein 5-like: protein MSTTRKTTVAHNSVQSILRPQFNHKEYGEFRLKMIAEESRLETFKTWVFDDSKRCNKAKLAEAGFYFTGSKTEPDVVTCFLCSKILDGWEEDDDPWEEHINHADYCEFAKLRKPIKKITFEQLLDLQKSVMLDSAEKIADVWKKNVADCINFITQKAHVSKK, encoded by the coding sequence ATGAGTACTACAAGAAAAACAACTGTCGCACATAACTCTGTACAATCAATACTTCGACCTCAGTTTAATCACAAAGAGTACGGAGAATTTCGTTTGAAGATGATAGCAGAAGAAAGCCGTTTGGAAACTTTCAAGACGTGGGTATTTGACGATTCGAAACGTTGTAACAAAGCGAAACTTGCTGAAGCGGGATTTTATTTCACTGGTAGCAAGACCGAACCAGACGTTGTGACGTGCTTCTTATGTTCGAAAATCTTGGATGGTTGGGAAGAAGATGATGACCCTTGGGAGGAACACATTAATCATGCTGATTACTGCGAATTTGCTAAACTAAGGaaaccaattaaaaaaataacatttgaaCAGTTGTTAGATCTGCAAAAATCTGTAATGTTGGATAGTGCCGAGAAGATTGCTGATgtatggaaaaaaaatgttgcggactgtattaattttattacacaaaaaGCGCatgtttctaaaaaataa